In Actinomycetota bacterium, the genomic stretch CCGGGTGGCAGAGCGGCTATCCCTGTTCACCACTCCGGCGATGGTCCCCCAACAAAGTCGTTGAGGGGTGGACCCGACGAGACTCGAACTCGTGCCTCGCTCTCCTCAGGGGCGCGTGCTACCGGCTACACCACGGGCCCACCGCCGTGCGAAAACGTAGGCGCGCGCCAGGAGCGGAGCACGTCCGGGAAGATCGGGAGAACTCGGCTCAGGACGACGCGACAAGGACGTCGAGAGGCGATGCATGGTCGTTGGTGACTGATGTTATGATGTTGCCATCATGCGGTATCAGCGAACCCAGGTGTATCTCGACCCCGAGCAGCACGCGGCGCTGATCGCTGAGGCGGCCGCGCGCGGGATCTCGCTCGCCGAGTTGATGCGCCGCATCGTGAACGACCACGTCTCGAAGCAAGCCCCCCGCTACGACGCAAAGACCTGGGATGCGCTCATCGGAGTTGCGGGGGAGTCCGACGACGAGCCGACGGACGTCGTCTCGGACTGGAAGGGCGAGGTTGCGAAAGCGTTCGCGGCGGGCCACGCCCGCGAAACCGCCCCGCCGGCGCGCAAGCGAGCGACGAAGCGGTGAGCGTCTTCGTCGATGCCAACGTGCTCGTGGCCGGCGCGCTCCCGTCGGAACGCGCGCACGCCAAAGCCGTCCGCTTGCTTCGGGAAACCGAGACGCAAGGCCCGTTCACGACCGACCACGTCCTCGTCGAAGCCTGGCACGTTCTTCGCGCGCGCAAGGGCTTCGCTAGCGCCCTGCGGTTCTGGCAATCGCTCGCGCACACGCCGCTGACCATCGAGGCGGTGTCGCTTCCCGACCTCGAGCGCGCGCGCGCCATCGCCGAGCTATGGCAGGACCAGGAATTCGACTTGGTGGACTGCGCGAGCTTCGCGGTGATGGAGCGCGTCGGGTGCGCGCGCGCGGCGTCCTTCGACCGCGACTTCGCCGTGTACCGCTTCGGGCCCGGGCGCGCGCGCGCGTTCGAGATCCTCGGTTGAACGGCGCGCGCGCTCCCGCGTTCTGGTGTCGATTCGGCGTCACGTATGTCGCTCATCCCACACCAGAACCGGCGGCCGGTGGCGGCGCGCGCGCCGGGCTCGAAGGAGGATCAAGTCACGGCGACGCAGGGCCGGATCCCCCGTTCTGGTGTCGATTCGGCGTCACATGTGTCGCTCATCCCACACCAGAACCGGCGGCCGGTGGCCGCGCGCGCCGAAGTGGCGCGCGCGTGCGGCATAATGTCCCGGCATTTCGGGGGAAGGAGCCCGCTTGATCCTGTCGGACCGTGACATCCGCAAAGCCATCGTTGCCGGCGACCTAAAGATCGACCCGCTGGACGACGCCATGATCCAGCCGTCGAGCATCGACCTGCACGTGGACTCGTCGTTCCGCGTATTCGTCAACAACCGGTACCCCTACATCGACGTGCGCAAGCCGATGGAGGAACTCACGTCGTTGGTGGAGGTCGGCCCGGACGAGCCTTTCATCCTGCACCCCGGCGAGTTCGTGCTCGGCTCGACCTTCGAGAAGGTCACGCTCGGCACGAGCCTCGTCGCGCGCCTGGAGGGCAAGTCCTCACTCGGCCGCCTCGGCCTGCTAATCCACTCCACCGCAGGCTTCGTTGACGCCGGGTGGTCGGGCCACCTCACGCTCGAGTTGTCCAACGTGGCGAACCTGCCGATCACGATCTACCCCGGGATGAAGATCGGACAGTTGTGCATGTTCCAGATGACTTCGCCCGCCGAGCGACCGTACGGGTCGACCGGGAAGTACCAAGGGCAGCGCGGTCCGACGGCCAGCCGCTTCTACATGGACTTCGCGAAGCTCTCCGGCGCGACCACGGTGCGCGCGCCCAAGAAGGTCTCAAAGCCGAGCACAGGCAAAACGGAACCGAAGAGAAAGCCTCGCAAAGCCTGAGGTATATTGGGCCGTCGAAGATCTAATCGCGGATGTAGTTCAATGGTAGAACGAGAGCTTCCCAAGCTCTAGACGGGGGTCCGATTCCCCTCATCCGCTCCGCTACACGTCGCAGGGCAATTTCGGTCGACAAACGAACTCGTTGGTGTCGACGGCAAGTTTCCCAACGAGGCCTTGCCACATCATGGCGTCCACCGTACCGAGCGCTCCACCGCCGACCTCGTCCGATCTCACGGTTCCGATAATCGTCGCGTCGCGGGAGAGGGTCGCGGTTCCGTAGGCCGCGAAGGTCCGCGGGCTGGCCGGATCGAAGGCCGGGACGAAGTCCTCGGACGGCCCCACCGCCGTGCCGCCGGTCAGAAGGAGATTCGCAACGATCTGCCGGCCGGGGGCCTGGGACTTCACAGAGAAGCTGACGGAGGCATCGCTCATCCCGGGGGAGATGTTCAGCGTAATCGGCACCAACAGCGAGCAACCGCTATCGACCCGGCTATCAACCGTCACGCTGATGCAACCTACGTAGCGCGCGCCGGGAGAAACCGTCGCGGGAAGATCTGCGTACGTCTGGTAGTCCGGCGGTTGCGGGTTCGGGACCGCCGAAGCCATGCCGGATGCGTCGACACCTTCGAGCCGCAGCAGCGAGACGGAGACCGCGCCGCCGCCGGCCATCTTCCCAGCGACGGCAACGCCGTTGGCGGCCACGAACGACGTCTCGTACGGACCGGCTACTGCCGGGGAGAAGGAAAGCATGCCGGTGAGCGCAAACGCTCCCATCAGCCAGCGATACCGCATCGTGGTTCCTTTCAGAGTTCTATTGAAGACGCGTCCCGCTAGATTTCGACGCGATACAGGCCCGACCCTGCCGGAGCAAAACCGGGTGAAACGAGCAAAACAGGGGAGTTGCACCTAAGAACTCGCGACGAAAGAGGCGAAGCCCCACACCAAGACGACAAGGCCTATGAACAGGTTCGCGAGGACACGTCCGCGCGCGCGCGGCCGCGGGGCATCGTCGGCATCCGGCCGAATGCGCGGGCGCAACAGCGCCCACGCGTTGGCAGCGAACAGCGCTCCGCCCAGAGCCATGACCAACTCGGCGAACAACTGCGGAAGAGGCATCACGTTAGGTCACCTCCACGGCGGGAGCCGATGCTCCCGCCGATACGGCCGTCACCCGATCGCCGAGGATAATGATGATCCCGGCCGCAACGATCAGGACCCCGCCGGCGAAGGTGTTCAATCCCGGCCGCTCGCCCAGCAGCCACCACGCGTACAGCACCGCTGAGGCCGGTTCGAGGTATAGAAGGACTCCGAGTTGCTGCGCCTGCAACGCCCTCATCGCGTGGAAGAACACGATGCCCAGGATCCCGGAGTGCACCACTCCAAGGAGAAGCAGCACCGGAGCGTTCGATCGCAAGTCGGTAGCGCGCGCCTGCGCAAGAGCCGGCGTAAGCACGAGCGCCGCCACGCCCAGTTGCCACACGACGATCGCCGCGGGCTCGTAATGCCCACTCAGGATCTTGCCCACCAACATCAGTAAGGCGAACAGCACCGCGCTGCAAAGCGCGAATGCGAGCCCCAACCGATCGATTCCCCCGAGATCGGGGACGGCGATCAGTGCGATCCCCCCGAAGGCAAGCGCGAGCGCGCCGACCGACACGGCGCGAAGACGCTCTCGCAGAACGAATGGTGCGGCAACGGCCATCAGTACGGGACCGAGGTAGACGATCAGGATCGTCGAAGCCACAGTGAGCCGCTGGAACGCCTCAAACAGCAGCACCCAATGCGCGGCCAGGACGACCCCTGTCGACGCGAGGAGCCACGGGCGCGCGCCCGGCCGGAGCTGCGCGAGGCGGCCGCGAACTGCCATGTACCCGACGACGACGACGAACCCGAGGATCAGTCGCACGAAGACGATAACGGCGGCCGGGACGTCCACGTGTTTGACGATCGAACCGATCGTGCCCCACGTGAGCGTGCAGGCCAAAACCTCTAGGTATCCGGCTCGTATCCGCATAGTGAAAGCCCCGCAAAGCGGGGCCTTCACTTTAGTCGTGCGCGCACCCGGCGCGCGCCGGTCAGGCGTCGCGGGAAGCGGTCGGCTTGCGCATCCGGCGCGCGCCCCAAATCACGATAACCAGCGCCGCGAACGGACCGAGCCACACGCCCAGGATCAACGCACCCGTACCCATCCGCACCAAACCGTCCAGCGCGGTCTCCCACGCCTTGGCGAACGACGGTCCGGTCTCGTCGCGAGGAATCGCTCCCGGCTCACCAAGGTGCACCGACACCATGCTGTAGTCCGTGCGGGCGTCGATGTACTTGATCTGTCCGGTGATCTGCTCGATTTGCCCTTGCACCTCCGACAGACGCGTCTGTACGGCGAGCGTGTCTCCGATCGACTTCGCCTTGGAGAAGAGCCGCAGTAGAACTACCTCTTCGGCGCGCAGATGCCGCTGTTGGCTCTGCAAGTCCACGTACTGCTGAGTCACGTCCTCCGACGACGTCGACTCCGAACGGACCAAGCCGACTTCGCGCAGTCTCCTCAGCGCGGTCTCCAGGCGCTCCGCAGGAACCCGCATCGTGATATCGCCGCGGGCAACCTGGTCGCTCTCTTCCTGAAGCGGAACCGGACCACCCACGTCACCGCGGTTGGCGCTGAGCACTTGGCCACCGACGTCCTTGGCGATCGCATACACCGCGTCCCAGGTGCGAGAGAAGGACTTCTTTGGGACTTCAACCCACATATCGGCCGTGCGCATCACTCGCTCGTCGAACCCGGCAATCGCGCCCCCTGAAACGGCTGTGACCGCGTTCTTCTGGTCGGATACGGGAGCCCCCTCGAGGGAAAAGCCCGGTGCCGCGGGTGCCAATTGCGGCGCTAAGACCCCTGTGTCTCCACTGCCTCCGCCGCCGGATACAAACTTGAGTCTCGCAGAAGAGGGAACCGCCGAGTCGCGTTGCGCGAGCGAGCCGGCGGCATACGCCGACCCGAGCACAACGATCAGAATGAGCGCACCGTACCTCGTGCGTCGTGACAGCTTCGGTCTCATCGCGCACCTCCAGATCGCACGTCTTCACCTTTGACGGGGAAGACCCGGATTGGGTTCCGAACCAACCCGGCGCCTAGACGCGCGCCAGGTTTTCGAACTTGGTGAACTGCCCCAGGAAGGCAAGGGTGATGGTGCCGGTCTGGCCGTTGCGGTGCTTCTCCAGCATGATGTCGGCCTCGCCCTTACGCTCGCTGTCGGGCTTGTAGTAGTCCTCCCGGTAGACAAACATCACGACGTCGGCATCCTGCTCGAGCGCGCCGGACTCGCGAAGGTCGGCCAGACGAGGCTTGCGCGGTGTCGATCCCTGTTGCTCGAGTTGACGCGACAACTGAGACACCGCCAGGACGGGAACGCTCAGTTCCTTGGCGAGGATCTTCATCGAGCGCGAGATCTCTGAAACCTCTTGGACGCGGTTCTCGGTCCGCCGCGGCGACGTCATAAGTTGGATGTAGTCCACGACGACCAATCCGAGTCCGAACTTGTCCTTCAGCCGGCGGCACTTCGCGCGGATCTCGGCCATTCCGATCGACGGCGTGTCGTCAATGAAGATCGGCGCTTCCGCGAGCCGACCGACCGCGTGAGACACGCGTCGCCAGTCTGCCTCGTTCATGCGTCCGGTGCGGATCTTGTTTGTATCCACGCGCGCCTCGGCACAGATCATGCGCTGGACGATTTCCATCCAGCTCATCTCGAGCGAGAAAATGACGACGGGGAGTTCCGCGGTCTGCGCGACGTACTGCGCGACGTTGACGGCAAACGCCGACTTGCCCATCGCCGGGCGCGCGGCGACCAGGATCAAGTTCCCGGCCTGCATTCCGGCAAGCATCCGATCCAGATCGGTGAAGCCCGTCGGCACTCCGGTGATCTCCGCGCCGCGCGCGGCAAGCGCTTCGATGTGGTCCATGCTCTCGGCAAGCAAGTCGCGGATCGGAACAAAGTCCTGCCGGATACGTCCGGAAGCAACTCCGAGCATCAACTCCTCAGCGCGGTTGACCATCCCCTCGACGTCTTCGGGGACTTCGTAAGCCTCCTGGGCGACCGTCGTCGCCGCGTCGATCAACCGCCGCAACGTCGAAAGCTCACCGACGATGCGCGCGTAAAACGTCGCGTTGGCGGCCGTCGGAACCGACGACACAAGCGTGTGGATATACGGCCCGCCGCCGATCTCCTCGAGTTTGCCTCGCCGGCGCAACTCCTCCGAGACCGTGATCGCGTCGACGGGTTCACCCTGCGTGAACAGGTCGCGGATCGACGCACAGATCGTCGCGTGCGCCTCTCGATAAAAATCGTCGGGCCGAACAATCTCCAGGGCCTCGCCGACCGCCGTCTTGGACAGCAACATGGAACCGAGCACCGACTCCTCGGCTTCGAGGTTATGCGGCGGAACGCGCCCTCCTGGGGGCGGAGTCCGCTGAAACGCTGCGACCTGTGCCATCAGCCGCAGACCTTAGCGTCTGGGTATGACATCCACAGGTTGTCCACGGCGCTGACCACGTGTTCCCCAGCGATGTCCACAGGTTGTCCACAGGTCCCAAAAAACACTGACGGCCGCCCGAAGGCGGCCACCGAGAGAAAAGCCATGTGAGACAACAGCCGCGATTATAGGGAACGTCGCGAGCACGTCAAGGTGAAGAATCGAGACCGGGAAAACCCCGGGCCGCGAAGGTCCGAGTCTGGAGGATTCCCCGGCGCTGCGTTGAATCACGAAGGGAGCCCGCGAGAGGAGACACCGCAATGCAGCTTCCAACACGCAAGAGACCGCTCTGCCTGATGGTCGCGGCACTGATCACGGTTGCCGTGCTGGCGCCGATCGGAGCACCGTCGGCAGCGACATCGGGGATCGAGCAGGCCGGCCGCTATTTCGTAGACGACCAAGGACGCGTTCGCATTCTGCACGGGACTGCGTTCATGAACATCCAGCGCTCCTCTGAGGTCCATAGCGCCGAGTTCAACGCGGACGACGCCGCTTTTCTTGCATCGAACGGCCTCACGCTCTTGCACCTCGACATCTTTCTCTCCGGCGTCATGCCGGAGCCCTACACCTTCGATGAGGCGTACCTAGATGGAGTCGAGAAGATCGTGAATACGGCGCACGCCGCAGGGATCTCGGTGTTTCTCGACTTCTGCCAGGCGGCTTGGGCCAACAAGTACGACGGGATCGGAGTACCCGACTGGATGGCCGAGGACGACGGCGTTCCGAGCACGGCAGCCTCGGAGAACCTCGCCGCGAAGTACTTCGGGAACCCCGCGTTGTGGCGCGCGCTCGACAACTTCTGGACGAACGCAGAGGTCGCGGGTGCCCCCCTCCAGGATCACTACGAGAGCGCGTGGCGCCATGTGGCCGGCCGATTCAAGAACCACCCGGGCGTCCTCGGGTTCGAGATCATGAATGAGCCCTTCCCGGGGACTCAGTGGTCGTCGTGCGCGAGTCCTGCGGGTTGCCCTGCGTTCGACAAAGCGATGTTGCAGCCCTTCACCGAGCGGATGGGGAACGCAATCAAGGAAGTGGCTCCCGACAAGTTCGTTATCTATGAGCCGAACGTCACCTTCGACTTCGGGGCCAACACCTGGCTCGAGGACCCCGGCACGCGGCCGGCGGCCCTTTCCTACCACATCTACTGCCTCGGGCTTCAGTTCGGCACGCCGCCAACGGGGGACCCAGGATGCGAGCAACTCGGCGAACGACCGCAATTCGGCTACGCCGCCGACTACGCACAGAAGTACGGGATTCCTTTGATCCTTAGCGAGTTCGGGCACTTCACCACTACGAAGGAAGAGGACGTGAGCCCGATCATCGATCGCGTCGCAAACATGGCGGACGAGATCGGATCGAGTTGGACCTACTGGCTGTACGCGCTGGGGAATCCCGAAGGAGATGACCCGGACTACACGTCTTCGAGCATCGTGAAGGACCTGCGCAAGCCCCCCACGGAAGACAATCTCGTTCAGAACCGTGTGAACGCGATCGTGCGAGCTTATCCGCGCGCAGTCGCCGGAACCCCGTTGTCCTACGCGTGGGAAGGCGAAGCCAAGAAGTTCACCCTCGAATACACGCCGGCGCGCGCCGACGGAACGGGTACGTTCGAAAAGGGATCGATCACAGAGGTATTCGTTCCGGAACGGCAGTTCCCAACCGGCTACACCGTTGATGTCGATGGTGCGACAGTGGACTCGGAACCGGGAGCACCGATACTGCGGCTGAAGTTGGACGAAGGCGCTACGCGCGTCTTCGTCACGATAACTCCGGCCGGCTAGACGGACTCTGCCGAAGTCCAGACGCTATGGCAGGAACCGGAATCCGTGTCACTTGACGACACAGAAATCCGGCGCTCGACAGATCAGCCGTTGACGATGCGGCGAATGCGGTGGTTGCCGGTGTCTGAAACCAAAAGGTCTCCGTTCTCTGTAATCACAAGCGAGGAGGGGTCCGCGAAGCGTGCGGGTCCCGACTTGCCGTCGGAGAAGCCGCGAGTGGTGCTCCCCGCAAGTACGGAAAGCCGTCGACCCCGCAGCCTCCACACGACGCTGTACTCGCCCGTCGAAGTTACGAACGCGATCGCGTGCTCGGCGTCGTACGCGAGCCCGACCGGAGATCCGCGAAGCCTGGCCACCGACGTTACGCCATCCGGCTCAACGATCTTGCGCAACACGCGGTTGCCGGTGTCGGCGACGAGAATCCCCCCACCGGGCATCACCGCCACACTCGTCGGCGTGTCGAAAAGCGCCACCGACGGCTGTCCGTTCTTCTCGCCCGCCGTTCCCAGTCGTCCCGCGATCGTTGTCACCGTGCCCGTTCCGTCGGCGTCCAGTTGCACGCGACGGATCGCATGCGCACCGGCGTCCGCGACGATGATCGAACCTTCTTCGTCCACGGCGATCTGGCGCGCGCTCGCGAAGCGCGCCATGCGGCCGAATCCGTCGGCAGCCTCGTCGGCATCCGACCCGCAGGCGGTTCCGATCACCGGACCCCCCGCGACGTGGACCAGGCTCGAACTGGCGCCCGCCGGATCCTGCAGACGCCAGATCGCGCAACGAGTCGCCACGTACAGCTCCCCCGCCGCTCCAACGGCTAGACCGGTCGGCGCATCCTGAAGTTGCTCGCTTTCCGTTCCCTGATCCTCGCGGAACCGAAGGGTGTGCACCGTGCCCGCGGTGTCGATTCGACGAATGCGCCGGTTTCCGGCGTCCGCAACAAAGACGTTTCCCTCCTCGTCGCCGGCGATCTGCCCGGGCGAGTCGAAACGAGCCTTGGCGCGCGCTCCGTCTAGATCTCCGCGCGAAGACCCCGCAAACGTCTCCGTCGTGGGGTACCACGGCTGCCAGGGAATCCACGCGCGCCCATCGAACGACTCGAGGCCGTTCGCAGCCAGCCCGACGTCCGACATCGTGAAGAGGGTGTCGCCAACAACAAGAGAACGCCGAACGGAAGGGTCCCAGTACGTACTCGGGTCCATCGATTCGGTCGAGTGCTCGACTCGGCCGATCTCCTTGATCCCATGGCGCGCATCCACGCTCAGCCCGATGACGCCGGAGAAGCCCTCGCCATCCCAGGTGTGCACGGGCAACACCAGCGTGCGCGTCGAGGGCCACCAAAGGAACGCGTGATGCTCGTCCTCGGCCTCCGAATACGCATCCGGGAGATTCCATCGCTGACGGAGCCTCGGGCGCGCGGGATTCGAGACGTCGAAGACCGATACTTGCAAGCCGAGCACTTGCCCCTTGTCGTCGGCGTGCTTGCCTACACCCAGGAGCAACCCGTCGCCGATCGGGTGCAGATACGCCGAATACCCGGGGATCTTGAGTTGGCCGCGCGCAACCGGACGCCGGGGATTCGACAGATCCAGCACGTACAGCGGGTCGACTTGGCGGAAGGTGACGACGTAGCCGAGATCACCGATGAACCTAACCGCGTAGATGCGCTCATCCCGGCCGAGGCCGCCGATCCTTCCGACCGGAACCAGGACGCGCGCGCGTCGCTCAAGCACCGTGACCGCGCTGGAGCTTTTCCCGCGCGGCGACGACGGCTGCAGTGTCGTCGCGACTCGCAGGTGCCCTTCATGCTCGGACAGAGCCCACTGGTTGAGCAGGTGCCCGGTCACCGCTCCCGAGGCCAGGTAGCGCGCGCGACGTCCGGAGATGTCGAACTGATGGATCTGTGTAGAGACCTTCTCGCGGGCAACACGCAAGCCGCCGCCGACCTGATCCCAGCGGTTCGTGGCGACGTAAAGGTTCTCCAAAGACGCATACACAGTGGACGCGTCGGCCAGCACCGTCGCGCCCTTGTCCGGCTTCGGGTCGGCAGGGTCGACCGTGACCACCGTCACCATGCCGGCGCCCGAAAACGACTGCGGCCGGTAGACCTGCTCGCATTCGACGATGCGGCCCGTCGAGACCTGGCGCTTCTTGCCTCGCGTCACGTCGAGGGCGAACCGCGGAAGCCACTGCGCCGCGCTCGAGCGTTGCAGGACGGCTCGATTGCGCAACGTCGCCGCACGCTCGGCCCACGCGGCGTCGTTCGCTCGCCCGCCGACGGAGGACGGACTCACGAACGGGAGGTTTGGAGCGCCGGTCTTGACCACGACGCGCACCAGCCCGTCTACAAGGCGCGCCGCAACGTAGGACCCCTCGACATGCAAAGTCGAAACGACGCGCATTGCCACGGGGTCCGAGACGTCTATCACTGCGATTGCGGTGCGGAGTCCCCTCCACCCCTTGAACGCACGCGGCTCCCGTGGTTTCTGTCCCGCCCACTCGGTAGAGAGCACCAGCACGCGATCACCGGCAAGCAACAATTCCTGGCCGTCACCCTCGGGCAAGTCCATCGTCCCGGCGAGGCGCGGTCGGCCGGAGCGCACGTCGACGTAGTGGAATTGGCCCTGGGCGATCACGAAGATCCGGTCGCCGTCGGTTTTGACGAGGTCGGGTTCATCTACGCCGGCCTCCTGAACGTTGGTCACCGAGAAGTCCCGACCTCCACTTGGCGCGCCGGCGGACATGGCAGCCGGCGCCGAGAGAAGCGAGTCACCCAACACTGCGAAGTCCATCGGAGCCGACCGCCACATCAGCCCGGATCCTTCGCCTTCCTCCATCCCCCACGGTCCGACGAGCTTCTGCGCGGCCCGGCGCAGGTGAGCCTCAAGATCCGCGCAACGACTGAAGCGCTGCAGCGAAACAGCGGACGCTTTGGCCGCGGCCTTGTAGGTGGGTGCCTCGCTCGGGAGCGGAGAGGCCGACTCCTTCGGCTGGACTCTGGCGGTTCGAGGGCTGTGCCCTACGAGGACGACGGCGAGACCGACCACGATCACCAGCGCAATCTGCAGGTACCTGCGCATGAGCCCCCTCCTGCTCGACAAGCCGCTGGGTCGACGGCCCTGTCTGCCCGAAATGTACGACGCCGTCCGGCCGGTAAAGGTTCCGCGAGAATGCACAGCCCGCAGTGGGGATCGGAGGCGTTACGCCGGGAGCGTCCGGCTCAGTACGCGACTTGGCAGAAGCCGTGGTTGCAGTACCCGCCGGGGTTCTTCGACAGGTACTGCTGGTGGTAGTCCTCGGCGTAGTAGAACTCGGGCGCGCGCGC encodes the following:
- a CDS encoding ribbon-helix-helix protein, CopG family, with translation MRYQRTQVYLDPEQHAALIAEAAARGISLAELMRRIVNDHVSKQAPRYDAKTWDALIGVAGESDDEPTDVVSDWKGEVAKAFAAGHARETAPPARKRATKR
- a CDS encoding PIN domain-containing protein, giving the protein MSVFVDANVLVAGALPSERAHAKAVRLLRETETQGPFTTDHVLVEAWHVLRARKGFASALRFWQSLAHTPLTIEAVSLPDLERARAIAELWQDQEFDLVDCASFAVMERVGCARAASFDRDFAVYRFGPGRARAFEILG
- a CDS encoding DMT family transporter, translating into MRIRAGYLEVLACTLTWGTIGSIVKHVDVPAAVIVFVRLILGFVVVVGYMAVRGRLAQLRPGARPWLLASTGVVLAAHWVLLFEAFQRLTVASTILIVYLGPVLMAVAAPFVLRERLRAVSVGALALAFGGIALIAVPDLGGIDRLGLAFALCSAVLFALLMLVGKILSGHYEPAAIVVWQLGVAALVLTPALAQARATDLRSNAPVLLLLGVVHSGILGIVFFHAMRALQAQQLGVLLYLEPASAVLYAWWLLGERPGLNTFAGGVLIVAAGIIIILGDRVTAVSAGASAPAVEVT
- a CDS encoding DUF4349 domain-containing protein, which gives rise to MRPKLSRRTRYGALILIVVLGSAYAAGSLAQRDSAVPSSARLKFVSGGGGSGDTGVLAPQLAPAAPGFSLEGAPVSDQKNAVTAVSGGAIAGFDERVMRTADMWVEVPKKSFSRTWDAVYAIAKDVGGQVLSANRGDVGGPVPLQEESDQVARGDITMRVPAERLETALRRLREVGLVRSESTSSEDVTQQYVDLQSQQRHLRAEEVVLLRLFSKAKSIGDTLAVQTRLSEVQGQIEQITGQIKYIDARTDYSMVSVHLGEPGAIPRDETGPSFAKAWETALDGLVRMGTGALILGVWLGPFAALVIVIWGARRMRKPTASRDA
- the dnaB gene encoding replicative DNA helicase, translating into MAQVAAFQRTPPPGGRVPPHNLEAEESVLGSMLLSKTAVGEALEIVRPDDFYREAHATICASIRDLFTQGEPVDAITVSEELRRRGKLEEIGGGPYIHTLVSSVPTAANATFYARIVGELSTLRRLIDAATTVAQEAYEVPEDVEGMVNRAEELMLGVASGRIRQDFVPIRDLLAESMDHIEALAARGAEITGVPTGFTDLDRMLAGMQAGNLILVAARPAMGKSAFAVNVAQYVAQTAELPVVIFSLEMSWMEIVQRMICAEARVDTNKIRTGRMNEADWRRVSHAVGRLAEAPIFIDDTPSIGMAEIRAKCRRLKDKFGLGLVVVDYIQLMTSPRRTENRVQEVSEISRSMKILAKELSVPVLAVSQLSRQLEQQGSTPRKPRLADLRESGALEQDADVVMFVYREDYYKPDSERKGEADIMLEKHRNGQTGTITLAFLGQFTKFENLARV
- a CDS encoding cellulase family glycosylhydrolase, giving the protein MQLPTRKRPLCLMVAALITVAVLAPIGAPSAATSGIEQAGRYFVDDQGRVRILHGTAFMNIQRSSEVHSAEFNADDAAFLASNGLTLLHLDIFLSGVMPEPYTFDEAYLDGVEKIVNTAHAAGISVFLDFCQAAWANKYDGIGVPDWMAEDDGVPSTAASENLAAKYFGNPALWRALDNFWTNAEVAGAPLQDHYESAWRHVAGRFKNHPGVLGFEIMNEPFPGTQWSSCASPAGCPAFDKAMLQPFTERMGNAIKEVAPDKFVIYEPNVTFDFGANTWLEDPGTRPAALSYHIYCLGLQFGTPPTGDPGCEQLGERPQFGYAADYAQKYGIPLILSEFGHFTTTKEEDVSPIIDRVANMADEIGSSWTYWLYALGNPEGDDPDYTSSSIVKDLRKPPTEDNLVQNRVNAIVRAYPRAVAGTPLSYAWEGEAKKFTLEYTPARADGTGTFEKGSITEVFVPERQFPTGYTVDVDGATVDSEPGAPILRLKLDEGATRVFVTITPAG
- a CDS encoding beta-propeller domain-containing protein; its protein translation is MRRYLQIALVIVVGLAVVLVGHSPRTARVQPKESASPLPSEAPTYKAAAKASAVSLQRFSRCADLEAHLRRAAQKLVGPWGMEEGEGSGLMWRSAPMDFAVLGDSLLSAPAAMSAGAPSGGRDFSVTNVQEAGVDEPDLVKTDGDRIFVIAQGQFHYVDVRSGRPRLAGTMDLPEGDGQELLLAGDRVLVLSTEWAGQKPREPRAFKGWRGLRTAIAVIDVSDPVAMRVVSTLHVEGSYVAARLVDGLVRVVVKTGAPNLPFVSPSSVGGRANDAAWAERAATLRNRAVLQRSSAAQWLPRFALDVTRGKKRQVSTGRIVECEQVYRPQSFSGAGMVTVVTVDPADPKPDKGATVLADASTVYASLENLYVATNRWDQVGGGLRVAREKVSTQIHQFDISGRRARYLASGAVTGHLLNQWALSEHEGHLRVATTLQPSSPRGKSSSAVTVLERRARVLVPVGRIGGLGRDERIYAVRFIGDLGYVVTFRQVDPLYVLDLSNPRRPVARGQLKIPGYSAYLHPIGDGLLLGVGKHADDKGQVLGLQVSVFDVSNPARPRLRQRWNLPDAYSEAEDEHHAFLWWPSTRTLVLPVHTWDGEGFSGVIGLSVDARHGIKEIGRVEHSTESMDPSTYWDPSVRRSLVVGDTLFTMSDVGLAANGLESFDGRAWIPWQPWYPTTETFAGSSRGDLDGARAKARFDSPGQIAGDEEGNVFVADAGNRRIRRIDTAGTVHTLRFREDQGTESEQLQDAPTGLAVGAAGELYVATRCAIWRLQDPAGASSSLVHVAGGPVIGTACGSDADEAADGFGRMARFASARQIAVDEEGSIIVADAGAHAIRRVQLDADGTGTVTTIAGRLGTAGEKNGQPSVALFDTPTSVAVMPGGGILVADTGNRVLRKIVEPDGVTSVARLRGSPVGLAYDAEHAIAFVTSTGEYSVVWRLRGRRLSVLAGSTTRGFSDGKSGPARFADPSSLVITENGDLLVSDTGNHRIRRIVNG